One genomic segment of Suncus etruscus isolate mSunEtr1 chromosome 15, mSunEtr1.pri.cur, whole genome shotgun sequence includes these proteins:
- the TIMM13 gene encoding mitochondrial import inner membrane translocase subunit Tim13, translating to MESSFGSDFGSSGSGKLDPGVIMEQVKVQIAVANAQELLQRMTDKCFRKCIGKPGGSLDNSEQKCIAMCMDRYMDAWNTVSRAYNARLQRERANM from the exons ATGGAGAGCAGTTTCGGCTCGGACTTCGGGAGCTCGGGCAGCGGCAAGCTGGACCCGGGCGTCATCATGGAGCAGGTGAAGGTGCAGATCGCCGTGGCCAACGCGCAGGAGCTGCTCCAG AGAATGACCGACAAGTGCTTCCGCAAGTGCATCGGGAAGCCCGGGGGCTCCCTGGACAACTCGGAGCAG AAATGCATCGCCATGTGCATGGACCGCTACATGGACGCCTGGAACACCGTGTCCCGCGCTTACAACGCGCGGCTGCAGCGAGAACGAGCCAACATGTGA
- the LMNB2 gene encoding lamin-B2 encodes MSPPDSRRSEPSRPRAAAMATPLPGRSGPATPLSPTRLSRLQEKEELRELNDRLAHYIDRVRALELENDRLLVKISEREEVTTREVSGIKSLYEAELADARRVLDETARERARLQIDVGKLRAELDEASKNSKKREGELTVAQGRVKDLETLFHRSEAELAAALSDKRSLESEVAELRAQLAKAEDGHAVAKQQLEKETLMRVDLENRCQSLQEELDFRRSVFEEEVRETRRRHERRMVEVDSSRQQEYDFKVAQALEELRGQHEEQVRLYRQELEQTYQAKLEQAKLSSDQNDKAASAAREELKEARMRLESLGYQLSSVQKQASAFEERIRELEAAMASERDKFRKMLDAKELEMMEMRDMMQKQLAEYQELLDVKLALDMEINAYRKLLEGEEERLKLSPSPSSRVTISRATSSSSGSVATGRGGRGKRKRLEVETETAVGSGGPSLTTSSSSASHTSFQVAQQASATGSISIDELDLDGRFVRLKNSSDQDQSLGNWRIRRQGAAGEEIAYKFTPKYVLRAGQTVTVWAAGAGVTHSPPSTLVWKSQNSWGTGESFRTVLVNADGEEVALRTVKQSSAVMPEAENGEEEEEGAEFGEEDLFHQQGDPRTTSRGCRVM; translated from the exons ATGAGCCCCCCGGACAGCCGCCGCTCGGAGCCCAGCAGGCCGCGAGCCGCCGCCATGGCCACGCCGCTGCCCGGCCGCTCGGGGCCGGCCACGCCGCTGTCGCCCACGCGCCTGTCGCGGCTGCAGGAGAAGGAGGAGCTGCGCGAGCTCAACGATCGCCTGGCGCACTACATCGACCGCGTCCGCGCGCTCGAGCTGGAGAACGACCGGCTGCTCGTCAAGATCTCGGAGCGCGAGGAGGTGACCACGCGCGAG GTGAGCGGCATCAAGAGTCTGTACGAGGCGGAGCTGGCAGATGCCCGCCGGGTGCTGGACGAGACGGCCCGGGAGCGTGCCCGGCTGCAGATTGACGTGGGCAAGCTGAGAGCCGAGCTGGATGAGGCCAGCAAAAA CTCCAAGAAGCGGGAGGGTGAACTGACGGTGGCGCAGGGCCGCGTGAAAGACCTGGAGACCCTGTTTCACCGCAGCGAGGCCGAGCTGGCCGCTGCACTCAGCGACAAGCGCAGCCTGGAGAGCGAAGTGGCTGAGCTGCGAGCTCAGCTGGCCAAG GCGGAGGACGGCCACGCCGTGGCTAAGCAGCAGCTGGAGAAGGAGACGCTGATGCGCGTGGACCTGGAGAACCGCTGCCAGAGCCTGCAGGAGGAGCTGGACTTCCGCCGCAGCGTCTTCGAGGAG GAGGTGCGAGAGACACGTCGGCGTCATGAGCGGCGCATGGTGGAGGTGGACAGCAGCCGGCAGCAGGAGTATGACTTCAAGGTGGCGCAGGCCCTGGAGGAGTTGCGGGGCCAGCACGAGGAGCAAGTGAGGCTGTACCGGCAGGAGCTGGAGCAGACCTACCAGGCCAAG CTGGAACAAGCCAAGCTGAGTTCCGACCAGAACGACAAGGCGGCCAGCGCGGCCCGAGAGGAGCTGAAGGAAGCGCGTATGCGGCTCGAGTCGCTCGGCTACCAGCTCTCCAGCGTGCAGAAGCAG GCTAGTGCCTTTGAGGAGCGGATCCGTGAGCTGGAGGCGGCCATGGCTAGCGAGCGAGACAAGTTCCGGAAAATGCTGGACGCCAAGGAGCTGGAGATGATGGAGATGCGCGACATGATGCAGAAGCAGCTAGCTGAGTACCAGGAGCTGCTGGACGTGAAGCTGGCCTTGGACATGGAGATCAATGCTTACCGCAAGCTCCTGGAGGGCGAGGAGGAGAG GCTGAAACTGTCCCCGAGCCCGTCGTCGCGGGTCACCATCTCGCGAGCCACCTCCAGCAGCAGTGGCTCGGTGGCCACAGGGCGCGGGGGCCGGGGCAAACGGAAGCGGCTGGAAGTGGAGACTGAGACTGCGGTGGGTTCCGGAGGCCCCAGTTTgaccaccagcagcagcagcgccAGCCACACCAGCTTTCAGGTGGCCCAGCAGGCCTCGGCGACTGGCAGCATCAGCATCGATGAGCTCGACTTGGATGGCCGCTTTGTGCGGCTCAAGAACAGCTCGGATCAGGACCAATCGCTGGGCAACTGGAGGATCCGGCGGCAGGGGGCAGCAGGCGAGGAGATCGCCTACAAGTTCACCCCCAAGTACGTCCTGCGGGCCGGCCAGACCGTCACG GTTTGGGCAGCTGGTGCGGGGGTGACCCACAGCCCCCCGTCCACTTTGGTGTGGAAGAGCCAGAACAGCTGGGGTACAGGCGAGAGCTTCCGGACTGTCCTGGTCAATGCTGACGGGGAG GAAGTGGCCCTGCGCACAGTGAAGCAGAGTTCAGCAGTGATGCCCGAGGCTGAGAacggggaggaagaagaggagggagccGAGTTTGGGGAGGAGGACCTCTTCCACCAGCAG GGGGACCCCAGGACCACCTCTCGAGGCTGCCGTGTGATGTAA